A genomic segment from Bradyrhizobium diazoefficiens USDA 110 encodes:
- a CDS encoding GNAT family N-acetyltransferase has product MTIRSARPEDAGFIAQTILRSMRGYRPRGWFDVALGWPEAECLDFIARVAATRAVSMWHVSQYWIAEIDGAPGAALCAVPAAGTGPAAWRAIEEVAAAIGLAASELEAIRQRGGYARGCWVQGGEGDWMIEHVAIDPAYGGRGLVQALIAHALDQGGAAGFRRATISFLIGNVPAERAYAKAGFVFAEEKRDPAFEAIIGAPGFRMFTRAI; this is encoded by the coding sequence ATGACGATACGGTCTGCGCGTCCCGAAGACGCCGGTTTCATCGCTCAAACCATCCTGCGATCGATGCGTGGCTACCGGCCGCGCGGCTGGTTCGACGTCGCGCTCGGCTGGCCGGAAGCGGAATGCCTCGATTTCATCGCGCGCGTCGCGGCCACGCGCGCGGTGTCGATGTGGCATGTCTCGCAGTATTGGATTGCCGAGATTGATGGTGCGCCGGGCGCGGCGCTATGCGCCGTGCCAGCGGCCGGCACCGGTCCTGCGGCCTGGCGCGCGATCGAGGAAGTCGCAGCCGCGATCGGGCTCGCCGCGTCGGAGCTGGAAGCGATCCGCCAGCGCGGTGGCTATGCGCGCGGCTGCTGGGTTCAAGGCGGCGAGGGCGATTGGATGATCGAGCATGTCGCAATCGATCCTGCATATGGCGGCCGCGGCCTCGTGCAGGCACTGATCGCGCATGCGCTGGATCAGGGGGGGGCGGCTGGGTTTCGACGGGCGACGATCTCGTTCCTGATCGGCAACGTGCCCGCTGAACGCGCCTACGCCAAGGCCGGTTTTGTCTTTGCGGAGGAGAAGCGTGATCCCGCTTTCGAGGCGATCATCGGTGCACCGGGATTTCGCATGTTTACGCGCGCGATTTAA
- a CDS encoding SUMF1/EgtB/PvdO family nonheme iron enzyme has protein sequence MLIAFKLKLVLACAAGLAGPIAVAPLVSDMAVRGTATEPAIVEIAPGNLSYREAGDFTRGGQQAEAPLRAMRFTRPLHVMRHQVSSSDYQLCVQDGACRALDRDVAIATDRPAVQVSWHDAQAYAGWLSHRTGKTWRLPSDAEWAFAAGSRFKDDGAPVDADNPSKRWISRYERESERDLSDTTAYAFGKFGANEHGIEDLAGNVWEWTSTCFVRSRTDAAGNAGRATVNCGVRIAEGAHRAYVTDFIRDARAGGCAQGVPPANLGFRLVREEPSWVASVSARWSKTWAARS, from the coding sequence ATGCTGATCGCATTCAAGCTGAAACTGGTCCTGGCTTGCGCGGCCGGACTCGCAGGACCGATCGCGGTGGCGCCGCTGGTCTCGGACATGGCGGTCCGCGGCACGGCGACGGAGCCCGCGATCGTCGAGATCGCGCCGGGCAATCTGTCCTATCGCGAGGCGGGCGATTTCACGCGGGGCGGGCAGCAGGCGGAAGCGCCGCTGCGCGCGATGCGGTTCACGAGGCCGCTGCACGTCATGCGGCATCAGGTTTCGTCATCCGACTACCAGCTTTGCGTGCAGGACGGCGCTTGCCGCGCTCTCGATCGTGACGTGGCGATCGCCACAGATCGCCCCGCGGTGCAGGTGAGCTGGCACGACGCACAGGCCTATGCGGGCTGGCTCTCGCACCGGACCGGCAAGACGTGGCGCCTGCCGAGCGATGCGGAATGGGCGTTTGCGGCGGGCTCGCGCTTCAAGGACGATGGCGCGCCGGTGGACGCGGACAATCCTTCGAAGCGCTGGATCAGCCGCTATGAGCGGGAATCCGAACGGGACCTTTCCGACACGACGGCCTATGCGTTCGGCAAATTTGGCGCGAACGAGCACGGCATCGAAGATCTCGCCGGCAACGTCTGGGAGTGGACCTCGACCTGCTTCGTGCGCTCGCGGACCGACGCGGCCGGCAATGCCGGCCGGGCGACCGTGAATTGCGGCGTGCGCATCGCGGAAGGCGCCCACCGCGCCTATGTCACCGATTTCATCCGCGACGCCCGCGCTGGCGGCTGCGCGCAGGGCGTGCCGCCCGCCAATCTCGGCTTCCGCCTGGTGCGCGAGGAGCCGTCGTGGGTCGCGAGCGTGTCGGCGCGGTGGAGCAAGACGTGGGCGGCGAGGTCGTAG
- the nirK gene encoding copper-containing nitrite reductase gives MFTRRAALISAAATALMLATPALAADDLKLPRQKVELVAPPFVHAHEQATKQGPKIVEFKLTIEEKKVVIDEKGTTFQAMTFNGSMPGPLMVVHEGDYVETTLVNPATNTMPHNIDFHSATGALGGGALTLINPGEQVVLRWKATKTGVFVYHCAPGGPMIPWHVVSGMNGAVMVLPRDGLNDGKGHALKYDKVYYVGEQDMYVPRDEKGNFKSYDSPGEAFTDTEEMMKKLIPSHVVFNGKVGALTGKNALTANVGENVLIVHSQANRDSRPHLIGGHGDYVWETGKFGNAPEVGLETWFIRGGSAGAAMYKFMQPGIYAYVTHNLIEAADLGATAHFKVEGKWNDDLMTQVKAPAEIPANTN, from the coding sequence ATGTTCACCCGCAGAGCCGCATTGATCAGCGCCGCCGCGACCGCCCTGATGCTGGCGACACCCGCCCTGGCCGCCGACGATCTCAAACTGCCGCGCCAGAAAGTGGAGCTGGTGGCCCCGCCGTTCGTGCATGCGCACGAGCAGGCGACCAAGCAGGGCCCCAAGATCGTGGAGTTCAAGCTCACGATCGAGGAGAAGAAGGTCGTCATCGACGAGAAGGGTACCACCTTCCAGGCGATGACCTTCAACGGCTCGATGCCGGGCCCGCTGATGGTGGTGCATGAAGGCGACTACGTCGAAACGACGCTGGTCAATCCCGCGACCAACACCATGCCGCACAACATCGACTTTCACTCCGCGACCGGCGCGCTCGGCGGCGGCGCGCTCACCCTGATCAATCCCGGCGAGCAGGTCGTGCTGCGCTGGAAGGCGACCAAGACCGGCGTGTTCGTCTATCACTGCGCGCCGGGCGGCCCGATGATCCCCTGGCACGTCGTCTCCGGCATGAACGGTGCCGTGATGGTGCTGCCGCGCGACGGACTGAACGACGGCAAGGGCCACGCGCTGAAATACGACAAGGTCTACTATGTCGGCGAGCAGGACATGTACGTGCCGCGCGACGAGAAGGGCAATTTCAAGTCCTATGACTCGCCGGGCGAAGCCTTCACCGACACCGAAGAGATGATGAAGAAGCTGATCCCATCCCATGTCGTGTTCAACGGCAAGGTCGGCGCGCTTACCGGCAAGAATGCGCTCACCGCCAATGTCGGCGAGAACGTGCTGATCGTGCACTCGCAGGCCAATCGCGACAGCCGCCCGCATCTGATCGGCGGCCATGGCGACTATGTCTGGGAGACCGGCAAATTCGGCAATGCACCCGAGGTCGGGCTGGAGACCTGGTTCATCCGCGGCGGCTCGGCAGGGGCTGCGATGTACAAGTTCATGCAGCCCGGCATCTACGCCTATGTCACGCATAACCTGATCGAGGCCGCCGACCTCGGCGCCACCGCGCACTTCAAGGTCGAAGGCAAGTGGAACGACGATCTGATGACCCAGGTGAAGGCGCCTGCGGAAATCCCGGCCAACACCAACTAG